From a region of the Candidatus Paceibacterota bacterium genome:
- a CDS encoding TspO/MBR family protein produces the protein MKISNPLKLIIAIVVSELAGIIGTVFTSPSVTGWYSTLIKPSFNPPSWVFGPVWTTLFVLMGIAAFLIWKKGLERRDVKIALSIFIGQLVLNTLWSIIFFGIHSPGGAFIEILFLWMAILATIISFYKISKAAAYLLIPYILWVSFAMFLNYTIWMINI, from the coding sequence ATGAAAATCTCCAATCCTCTCAAATTAATAATCGCTATAGTCGTCTCAGAGCTCGCTGGTATTATAGGAACAGTATTTACTAGTCCTTCCGTTACGGGTTGGTATTCAACTCTCATTAAACCAAGTTTCAATCCACCTTCATGGGTATTTGGTCCGGTTTGGACGACACTCTTTGTACTTATGGGAATAGCTGCATTTTTGATTTGGAAAAAGGGACTTGAGAGGAGAGATGTGAAGATTGCATTATCTATATTTATCGGACAACTTGTACTCAATACACTTTGGTCTATCATCTTTTTTGGAATCCACAGTCCCGGTGGCGCTTTCATAGAAATACTTTTCCTCTGGATGGCTATTCTCGCTACTATCATCTCTTTCTACAAAATTTCAAAAGCAGCAGCGTATTTATTGATACCTTACATTCTATGGGTTAGTTTTGCCATGTTTTTGAATTACACTATTTGGATGATCAATATTTAG
- a CDS encoding NUDIX domain-containing protein, which produces MKNKTNVGNVIIVLDKPLGRDDVRILLGRKGPRKKSDDKRKRKRVGIGCWVPPGGGTESDDKSQKHSARRELLEETGFLFPLKSFKKVGVMRVFLSDILIWVVHIYLVDTTDPNLDYAIGEDDGEYLDMRWFSLEKLPFAKMLEGDGDWLPRIMKGEKLSIIKRIKKSPNGSTKCSVEMKPVNFN; this is translated from the coding sequence ATGAAAAATAAGACTAATGTAGGGAACGTCATTATCGTCCTTGATAAACCATTAGGACGTGACGATGTTCGCATTCTCCTTGGTCGCAAAGGACCAAGAAAGAAAAGTGATGACAAACGTAAACGTAAGAGGGTTGGCATTGGCTGTTGGGTACCACCTGGTGGCGGTACTGAAAGTGACGATAAAAGCCAAAAACACTCGGCTCGAAGGGAATTGTTAGAAGAAACAGGTTTTCTTTTTCCTTTGAAATCTTTCAAGAAAGTTGGTGTTATGAGAGTGTTTCTGTCGGATATTTTGATTTGGGTGGTCCACATTTATTTGGTAGACACTACTGACCCCAATCTTGATTATGCAATCGGGGAAGATGACGGAGAATACTTGGATATGCGCTGGTTCAGCCTTGAAAAATTACCTTTTGCAAAAATGTTGGAAGGTGATGGTGATTGGTTGCCGAGAATAATGAAAGGGGAGAAGTTGTCCATCATCAAAAGGATAAAGAAATCCCCAAATGGTAGTACAAAATGTTCAGTTGAAATGAAGCCCGTCAATTTCAACTGA
- a CDS encoding DsbA family protein, with amino-acid sequence MNTKRYIFWASFIIILGLIIWGLVVSMNKPVVVPGKSLGTPAPVSSADHVLGPENAPVTIIEYSDFQCPACGIYYYVVEKLLASTTVPIKFVYRHFPLSQHQNAISASLASEAANVQGKFFEMYKLLFENQDKWSELENASLTFVGYAKDLGLDVERFKADMASSTLKAHINNDSDEGVRIGINSTPTFFVNGKAITNPQGYDEFKTIIEKSASGSTK; translated from the coding sequence ATGAATACAAAACGATACATTTTTTGGGCTAGTTTCATCATTATATTGGGACTCATCATCTGGGGGCTTGTTGTTTCCATGAATAAGCCCGTAGTTGTTCCTGGAAAGAGTTTGGGTACACCAGCACCTGTGAGTAGTGCAGATCATGTTCTAGGACCAGAGAATGCGCCAGTTACGATCATTGAGTATAGTGATTTTCAATGTCCTGCTTGCGGAATTTACTATTATGTTGTTGAAAAGCTTTTGGCTAGCACGACTGTTCCTATCAAGTTCGTATACAGACATTTTCCATTGTCACAACATCAAAATGCTATCTCAGCTTCTTTAGCTTCAGAAGCCGCCAATGTTCAAGGCAAATTTTTTGAGATGTACAAACTCTTGTTTGAAAACCAAGACAAATGGTCAGAATTGGAAAATGCAAGTCTAACATTTGTCGGATATGCAAAAGATTTGGGACTTGATGTAGAAAGGTTTAAAGCTGATATGGCAAGTTCTACTTTGAAGGCACATATTAATAATGATTCCGATGAAGGTGTTCGTATTGGAATAAATTCTACTCCAACCTTCTTTGTCAACGGAAAAGCGATAACAAACCCACAAGGATATGATGAATTTAAAACAATTATTGAAAAATCCGCTTCAGGCAGTACCAAATAA
- the rplS gene encoding 50S ribosomal protein L19, with amino-acid sequence MATKVITTVNVAERRKQAIHPGDTVRVWQKIEEDKGKFRLQAFEGIIMSHKHGLEAGATFTVRKVIDGVGVERTFPLYSPMIDEIETVSRSKVRRSKLYFIRRKAAKEIRHKMRRIMTTRDSVEAVAETTPEAVVTPEVSK; translated from the coding sequence ATGGCAACCAAGGTAATAACAACAGTCAATGTCGCAGAGCGCAGAAAGCAGGCTATTCATCCTGGAGATACTGTTCGCGTCTGGCAGAAGATTGAAGAAGACAAGGGTAAGTTCCGCTTGCAGGCTTTTGAAGGTATCATCATGTCTCACAAACACGGTCTAGAAGCTGGCGCAACTTTCACAGTTCGCAAAGTTATTGATGGTGTTGGAGTAGAAAGAACATTTCCATTATATTCTCCAATGATTGATGAGATTGAGACTGTCAGTCGTTCCAAGGTTCGCCGTTCAAAACTATATTTCATCCGTCGTAAGGCTGCCAAGGAGATTCGTCACAAGATGCGTCGTATCATGACTACTCGCGATTCAGTTGAAGCAGTTGCTGAGACTACACCCGAAGCGGTGGTAACTCCAGAAGTTTCAAAATAA
- a CDS encoding polysaccharide deacetylase family protein, protein MNGTHHFLMPPEQKNEKIIVTPETKLSILMTFLFSFLVIWSNFSERPEVFVPEKIIPRAVSSREIVRGDVSKRQVIFTFDGGDGILSARKILGALAKHKVKGTFFLTGKFIEAHQAITKQINEEGHEIFSHTYDHPHLTEISSKEISLEMRKTDQILEQTIGKSSGPYFRAPYGDRDGRVITEMFRDGYQSVYWTIDAMDWLEKEGKTKDEVKNLIASSLAPGNIYLMHIGDNITGDILDEVFSNIESQGYKIVSLTQGL, encoded by the coding sequence ATGAATGGTACTCACCATTTTCTCATGCCACCAGAACAGAAAAACGAAAAGATTATTGTTACGCCAGAGACCAAGTTATCTATTTTAATGACCTTTCTTTTTTCTTTTTTGGTAATCTGGAGCAATTTTTCGGAAAGGCCAGAGGTCTTTGTTCCTGAAAAAATAATTCCACGCGCCGTTTCTTCCAGAGAGATAGTCAGAGGAGATGTCTCAAAAAGACAAGTTATATTTACTTTTGATGGGGGAGATGGTATCTTGTCTGCTCGTAAAATTTTGGGAGCTTTGGCTAAGCATAAAGTAAAAGGAACTTTTTTTCTTACAGGTAAATTCATAGAAGCTCATCAAGCTATAACAAAACAGATAAATGAAGAAGGGCATGAAATATTTAGTCATACTTATGACCATCCACATCTGACGGAAATTTCTAGTAAAGAAATTTCTTTGGAAATGAGAAAGACGGATCAGATACTAGAGCAAACAATCGGTAAATCTTCAGGACCATATTTCCGAGCACCTTACGGCGATCGTGATGGTAGGGTAATAACCGAGATGTTCAGAGATGGTTATCAATCGGTTTATTGGACTATAGATGCTATGGATTGGTTGGAGAAAGAAGGAAAGACCAAAGACGAAGTAAAAAATCTGATTGCTTCAAGTTTGGCTCCGGGTAATATTTATCTTATGCACATAGGGGACAATATTACAGGGGATATTTTGGATGAAGTTTTTTCAAATATTGAATCGCAAGGTTACAAGATTGTTTCTTTAACTCAAGGTTTATAA
- a CDS encoding phosphoribosylaminoimidazolesuccinocarboxamide synthase — protein MAHIPQSVLDRQPDLEGLKLLNRGKVRNSYELPGHPDKMLVVASDRCSIYDFVLPTLVPEKGQNLTALNHFQTRIINPFCNTDFVACGKDMNQYLPKNLRDNLELQKRATVVRIHPAPEVEDIVRLVMAGSGWTSYKQNQTICGHRLPPGIKEGDLLPYPIYAPTTKAKVGHDEHMLVNDVIKKYGFMRERLALQAACAIADHALKCGIRMFDTKFEFSGETIVDERGTPDSSRFVDEKEWQKAQKEGKLPPSLDKQYVREWGKKMGIDKRNPLNPEDIAFVDSVKVPSDVVHATTLIYRYIFWRLTGMQIEVYQNNFMGINSTVKVPRIEVIVGSESDLCQTGTDMVSISGISDTHLSIISCHRNPDELRKFLKEKASKADVFIAGAGMAAALPGIVKAELCALGHVQIPVIGVAFKGKTEQDDQAAKLSIECLPGQPVELDPDGRAYFGPEGFLKACKSAVNDEFLPKTRSNKPAQIHINAIS, from the coding sequence ATGGCTCATATACCTCAATCTGTTTTAGACAGACAACCGGACCTAGAAGGTCTCAAACTCCTTAATCGCGGTAAAGTCCGTAATTCGTACGAACTTCCGGGCCACCCAGACAAAATGCTAGTCGTCGCTTCGGATCGTTGTAGTATTTACGATTTCGTGTTGCCGACGTTAGTACCAGAAAAAGGTCAAAACTTGACCGCATTAAATCATTTCCAGACACGGATAATCAATCCTTTCTGCAATACCGATTTCGTGGCCTGTGGCAAAGACATGAATCAGTATCTTCCAAAAAATCTCCGTGATAATCTGGAACTTCAAAAACGGGCAACAGTGGTAAGGATACATCCGGCGCCCGAAGTTGAAGATATTGTCCGCCTTGTTATGGCTGGAAGTGGCTGGACAAGCTACAAACAAAATCAGACCATATGCGGGCACCGTTTACCGCCAGGGATTAAAGAAGGAGACCTGCTCCCTTACCCTATCTACGCCCCAACTACCAAAGCAAAAGTTGGGCATGATGAACATATGCTGGTCAACGATGTGATCAAAAAATATGGCTTCATGCGTGAACGTTTGGCCCTGCAAGCAGCTTGTGCCATCGCCGACCACGCTTTGAAGTGTGGTATCAGAATGTTTGATACAAAGTTTGAGTTCAGTGGAGAAACAATCGTTGATGAAAGAGGAACTCCAGACTCAAGTCGTTTCGTCGACGAAAAAGAATGGCAGAAGGCACAGAAAGAAGGAAAGCTTCCACCATCTCTCGACAAACAATATGTGCGGGAGTGGGGTAAAAAAATGGGTATTGATAAACGCAACCCTTTGAATCCCGAAGATATCGCCTTCGTCGATTCCGTGAAAGTTCCTTCGGATGTGGTTCATGCGACCACGCTCATATACCGTTACATCTTCTGGAGATTGACTGGTATGCAGATTGAAGTCTATCAAAATAACTTCATGGGTATCAATTCAACTGTAAAAGTACCGCGAATTGAAGTCATCGTCGGTAGTGAAAGTGACCTGTGTCAAACTGGAACTGATATGGTTTCCATTTCGGGCATATCCGACACTCACCTGAGTATTATCAGTTGCCATCGCAACCCCGACGAACTTCGGAAATTCCTCAAAGAAAAAGCTTCCAAAGCTGACGTGTTCATAGCTGGAGCTGGTATGGCAGCCGCTTTGCCTGGAATAGTGAAAGCTGAATTGTGCGCACTTGGACACGTTCAGATCCCAGTCATTGGCGTAGCTTTCAAAGGAAAAACGGAGCAGGATGACCAAGCAGCAAAACTCTCTATTGAATGTTTGCCTGGTCAACCGGTAGAACTCGATCCTGATGGTAGAGCCTACTTTGGACCAGAAGGATTTCTGAAGGCTTGTAAATCAGCCGTCAACGATGAATTTCTGCCGAAAACTAGGTCCAATAAACCAGCACAAATTCATATCAATGCAATTAGTTAA
- a CDS encoding RuvX/YqgF family protein produces the protein MKNKRILGIDYGSKRIGLALSDENRQFALPLSVIQNTPFYFEEIEKIAIDNEVKEIVMGESRNYKGEPNEIFLDSLELKEKLEMKGFKVYFEAEFMTSMQAERFQGKTDLSDASAAALILQSYLDRSKE, from the coding sequence ATGAAGAACAAACGTATACTCGGTATAGACTATGGATCCAAAAGGATAGGGTTGGCTCTTTCTGATGAAAATAGACAATTCGCTTTGCCTTTATCAGTTATACAGAACACCCCATTTTATTTTGAAGAGATAGAAAAGATCGCTATTGATAATGAAGTCAAAGAGATTGTTATGGGGGAGTCACGAAATTACAAAGGAGAACCAAATGAAATTTTTTTGGATAGTCTTGAGCTAAAAGAAAAATTGGAGATGAAAGGTTTCAAGGTCTATTTTGAAGCAGAATTTATGACAAGTATGCAAGCGGAGCGTTTTCAGGGAAAAACAGATTTGTCAGATGCTTCAGCGGCAGCGCTTATACTTCAAAGTTATTTGGATCGTAGCAAAGAATAA
- a CDS encoding vitamin K epoxide reductase family protein, translated as MMNLKQLLKNPLQAVPNNIIIFLLIIALLGFVDASYLTVEHYQGRIPPCSITAGCDLVLTSSYSVVLGIPVSLMGSIFYLIVLIGVFGYLESKKTWLLKWTLLLTVFGLVASMWFVYIQVFVIHSYCLYCLGSAFTSTVLFAVAMEIFRKYQEK; from the coding sequence ATGATGAATTTAAAACAATTATTGAAAAATCCGCTTCAGGCAGTACCAAATAATATAATCATATTTCTTTTGATTATAGCTTTGCTCGGTTTTGTTGATGCAAGTTATTTGACGGTGGAACATTATCAAGGACGTATACCGCCATGTTCTATTACTGCTGGTTGTGATCTTGTTCTCACTAGTTCATATTCAGTAGTCCTCGGTATACCAGTCTCTTTGATGGGTTCTATTTTCTATCTTATTGTCCTTATTGGAGTCTTCGGATATCTAGAAAGTAAGAAGACTTGGCTATTAAAATGGACTCTCTTGCTCACGGTATTTGGTTTAGTGGCTTCTATGTGGTTCGTATATATACAAGTTTTCGTAATTCATTCATATTGCTTGTATTGTCTGGGTTCAGCTTTTACTTCTACGGTCTTGTTTGCAGTAGCTATGGAAATCTTTAGAAAATATCAAGAAAAATAA
- a CDS encoding cob(I)yrinic acid a,c-diamide adenosyltransferase, which produces MLYTGKGDDGTTRTLAKSSGRISKSSCQTELLGVLDELNSFIGLVKVKAYDKNLSVKGKSFADIMLWVQNNLFIIQAETAGSDKEITKGKVKEMEVWIDAIEHELPPIKTFLISGGTELTALLDISRTLARKVERRLIGACEEKSIKVGSETLAFLNRLSSLFYAMARLSSHKSGIKEVPPSYE; this is translated from the coding sequence ATGCTTTACACTGGAAAAGGGGATGATGGAACAACGAGGACTCTCGCCAAATCTAGCGGACGTATTTCCAAAAGTTCTTGCCAGACCGAGTTGTTGGGTGTTTTGGATGAACTTAATTCTTTTATTGGTTTGGTAAAAGTGAAAGCCTACGATAAAAATTTATCAGTCAAAGGAAAATCTTTTGCTGATATCATGTTGTGGGTACAAAATAATCTTTTCATTATTCAAGCGGAGACGGCTGGTTCGGATAAGGAGATTACAAAAGGGAAGGTGAAAGAGATGGAAGTTTGGATTGATGCTATAGAACATGAATTGCCACCAATAAAAACTTTTCTGATTTCTGGTGGAACAGAGCTGACTGCATTATTGGATATTTCTAGGACCTTGGCACGTAAGGTTGAACGTAGGTTGATCGGGGCTTGTGAGGAAAAGAGTATAAAAGTTGGTTCAGAAACTCTGGCTTTCCTAAATAGGCTCTCTTCGTTGTTCTATGCCATGGCTCGACTAAGTAGCCATAAATCTGGTATAAAGGAGGTACCACCGAGTTATGAGTAG
- a CDS encoding DedA family protein, whose amino-acid sequence MDLSYFFNLINPETIVQTLGLLGVIAIIFLETGAFFGFFFPGDSLLFTAGFFASQGYISFSLLLICTFLAAVAGDSLGYAFGKKIGPAIFTKDDSIFFNKKHIVRAEEFYKKYGKKTIILARFMPIIRTFAPIVAGVGKMEYKTFLAYNVLGGFLWTWAMLWLGYGLGSLIPNPDRYVIPVVVIIIILSALPPIREVLKARKEKERISNF is encoded by the coding sequence ATGGATTTATCTTATTTTTTTAATTTAATAAACCCAGAGACAATAGTGCAAACTTTGGGACTTCTTGGTGTCATCGCTATTATTTTCCTAGAGACAGGCGCTTTCTTTGGCTTCTTTTTTCCAGGAGATTCTCTTTTGTTTACAGCCGGATTTTTTGCTTCACAAGGATATATTTCTTTTAGTTTACTTTTAATCTGTACTTTCTTGGCTGCTGTAGCTGGAGATAGTCTGGGATATGCTTTTGGTAAAAAGATCGGCCCAGCTATTTTTACAAAAGATGATTCTATATTTTTTAATAAAAAACATATTGTTAGAGCTGAAGAATTTTATAAAAAATACGGAAAGAAGACTATTATTTTGGCTAGATTTATGCCTATCATCAGAACTTTTGCACCGATAGTGGCTGGTGTAGGGAAGATGGAATACAAGACTTTTCTTGCTTACAACGTTTTAGGAGGATTTCTTTGGACATGGGCAATGCTTTGGCTAGGTTATGGTTTAGGTTCTCTTATTCCAAATCCAGATCGTTATGTGATACCAGTGGTCGTTATTATCATCATACTTTCAGCGTTACCACCGATTAGGGAAGTGTTGAAAGCGAGGAAAGAGAAAGAGAGAATTTCTAATTTTTAA
- a CDS encoding RluA family pseudouridine synthase, with translation MSNKAIENIKILYEDKDCLVVDKPPGLMVHSDGRAEGPFLTDWIVKHYPETVDVGDPMTDQEGKPVNRAGIVHRLDRETSGVLIIAKNSEGHANLKKQFKDRTISKRYLTFVWGDMKEEFGTINRPIGRCGGDFRKYSAQRGARGEMKTAETYWTKKGNGKWADPKNPDAKEEKFSFVEVEPKTGRTHQIRVHFNAVNHPVVADSLYAPKRPTALGFERLALHSRSIEFVTIEGKTVKVSAPLPKDFETALKALGIESLSSI, from the coding sequence ATGAGCAATAAAGCAATAGAAAACATCAAAATTCTCTATGAAGACAAGGATTGCCTTGTTGTAGACAAACCACCAGGACTTATGGTGCATTCTGATGGCCGTGCAGAGGGTCCATTCCTCACAGATTGGATAGTAAAGCACTATCCAGAAACTGTCGACGTGGGTGATCCTATGACAGATCAAGAAGGCAAGCCTGTAAACCGTGCAGGTATTGTTCACCGACTAGATAGGGAAACTTCTGGTGTTCTTATTATTGCAAAAAATTCAGAAGGTCATGCCAATTTGAAAAAACAATTTAAAGATAGAACAATTTCAAAAAGATATTTAACTTTTGTTTGGGGAGATATGAAAGAAGAGTTTGGTACCATAAATAGACCGATAGGTCGTTGTGGGGGAGACTTCAGAAAATATTCTGCACAGAGAGGTGCTCGTGGAGAAATGAAAACAGCTGAGACATATTGGACCAAGAAAGGTAATGGCAAGTGGGCAGACCCAAAAAATCCAGATGCAAAAGAAGAGAAGTTCTCATTTGTAGAAGTGGAACCAAAAACAGGTAGGACTCATCAGATTAGAGTTCACTTTAATGCGGTGAACCATCCTGTGGTTGCCGATAGCCTATATGCTCCAAAAAGGCCTACAGCTTTGGGTTTTGAACGTCTAGCACTACACTCAAGGTCTATTGAGTTTGTAACCATTGAAGGCAAGACGGTCAAAGTGTCCGCACCTTTACCAAAGGACTTTGAAACAGCTTTGAAGGCCTTGGGTATTGAATCTTTATCGTCCATATGA
- the pilM gene encoding pilus assembly protein PilM translates to MMRHVGLDMSDDAIRCLEYSGRAPNFKIAKYTSLELPNGLIDGGDIKDEKALGDILQKLDKEYKLLYAKVSIPEEKAYLFQTDISTTDRVAIAQNIEFKLEENVPLPASDAVFYFDILPMSVTGGKLRASVSVVPKVYVEKVVSLLRNAGISPMAFEVVPKSIARTIIPETEDSTVMIVHIMHKKTGVYIVSGGVVCFTSTVTWGSQTGGSIALLTAEMEKIYAYWESHVTKTSRIVRIVIVGNGASKYEGDIGKSIKGTDIVVSVGNVWTNAFSVDSYVPPISKEDSLDYSVSAGLAMDL, encoded by the coding sequence ATGATGAGACACGTAGGTCTAGATATGTCCGACGACGCTATTCGTTGTTTGGAATATTCTGGCCGAGCTCCAAATTTTAAGATTGCAAAATATACCTCTTTGGAATTACCTAATGGACTAATTGATGGTGGTGATATAAAAGATGAAAAAGCTCTCGGTGATATTCTTCAAAAATTAGATAAAGAATACAAGCTCTTGTATGCGAAAGTTTCTATTCCAGAAGAAAAGGCTTATCTTTTTCAAACTGATATTTCTACCACTGACCGTGTAGCTATCGCTCAGAATATTGAATTTAAATTAGAAGAGAATGTTCCTCTACCTGCTTCTGATGCTGTTTTTTATTTTGATATCTTACCTATGTCAGTTACTGGTGGTAAACTGCGTGCCAGTGTTTCGGTTGTGCCAAAAGTTTATGTAGAAAAAGTAGTTTCTCTTTTGCGTAATGCAGGCATTTCCCCAATGGCTTTTGAAGTAGTCCCAAAATCTATAGCTAGGACCATTATTCCAGAAACAGAAGATAGTACCGTCATGATTGTTCATATTATGCACAAAAAGACTGGTGTTTATATAGTTTCCGGAGGAGTAGTCTGTTTTACTTCTACTGTCACTTGGGGTAGTCAAACAGGTGGTAGCATAGCACTTCTTACTGCTGAAATGGAAAAAATCTATGCTTACTGGGAATCACATGTAACCAAGACGTCAAGAATAGTACGCATTGTTATTGTCGGTAACGGCGCGTCAAAATATGAAGGCGATATAGGTAAGTCTATAAAAGGTACCGATATTGTTGTTTCTGTAGGAAATGTTTGGACCAACGCTTTTTCGGTTGATAGTTATGTGCCACCGATTTCCAAGGAAGATTCTTTGGATTATTCAGTTTCTGCTGGTTTGGCTATGGATCTATAA
- a CDS encoding class I SAM-dependent methyltransferase, protein MKKSNILVTEPSSDYELIDSGDGEKLERFGKIVLSRPDPQALWSKKLDISEWKKANGSFTREEGSGWSLSKGMVDKWTIELGGLKFIIKPTAFKHVGLFPEQSVNWEWLKEQVQSDPVGDSAESKVKVQNSVAGAELEVLNLFGYTGGATLACARADAKVVHVDGSKSAIAWARENAEASGLDKKPVRWILDDARAFVSREIKRDRKYDGIIMDPPAFGHGPDNELWKIEENFLPLVKDCFKILKDKPSFFLINGYSAGYSAVAYENILLPLVEKYGGSIEIGELVIKEGQNSVTSENTDSQLSEPRLLPCGIFARWSAK, encoded by the coding sequence ATGAAAAAATCCAACATTCTTGTGACAGAACCAAGCTCTGATTACGAGCTTATTGATTCTGGAGATGGAGAGAAGTTGGAACGATTTGGCAAAATTGTTTTGTCACGTCCTGACCCACAAGCTTTGTGGAGTAAAAAATTGGATATATCAGAATGGAAAAAAGCCAATGGATCTTTTACTAGGGAAGAAGGTTCTGGTTGGTCACTTTCAAAAGGAATGGTAGATAAGTGGACTATAGAATTGGGTGGTCTCAAGTTTATTATAAAACCAACAGCTTTCAAGCACGTTGGTCTGTTTCCAGAGCAATCGGTCAATTGGGAATGGCTCAAAGAACAAGTGCAAAGTGACCCAGTAGGTGATTCTGCTGAATCAAAAGTGAAAGTGCAAAATTCTGTCGCAGGGGCAGAGCTAGAAGTCTTAAACCTATTTGGTTATACAGGTGGAGCTACTTTGGCTTGTGCTAGGGCAGATGCGAAAGTTGTTCATGTAGATGGTTCAAAGTCCGCTATCGCTTGGGCTCGTGAGAATGCCGAAGCTTCCGGTTTGGACAAAAAGCCAGTCCGTTGGATATTGGATGATGCTAGGGCTTTCGTCTCTCGTGAGATAAAGCGTGATAGAAAATATGATGGTATCATCATGGATCCACCAGCTTTTGGTCATGGTCCAGACAATGAATTATGGAAAATTGAAGAAAACTTTTTACCACTTGTAAAAGATTGTTTCAAAATTCTAAAAGATAAACCTTCTTTTTTCCTTATCAATGGTTATTCAGCAGGTTACTCTGCAGTTGCTTATGAAAATATTCTTTTACCATTGGTTGAAAAATATGGTGGCTCTATAGAAATAGGGGAACTTGTTATAAAAGAAGGACAAAATTCTGTCACATCTGAAAACACTGATTCTCAATTATCTGAGCCAAGATTGCTTCCTTGTGGAATATTTGCTAGATGGAGTGCAAAATAG
- a CDS encoding PH domain-containing protein, with product MIPVGRPQHLGSKTFIIMFLKGVAPGLVLMILVVVLSFFKETIAQNLITNLSLMSEAIPSLGNIISSFIPLLIPALFFLAVILGCLGIIINILQYKFFVFTIEEFGLRLKKGVLNIEEIVIPYRQMQNIDVTRPLIYRLFGISRLVIFSAGHEQVGEPEQTDTVFDPIDCELAQKIRELLGRRIGVQVVEHESEADRENFVDKIKSI from the coding sequence ATGATCCCTGTAGGACGACCACAACATCTAGGTAGTAAGACTTTTATAATAATGTTTTTGAAAGGAGTAGCCCCCGGATTGGTTCTAATGATACTTGTTGTTGTTTTATCATTCTTCAAGGAAACAATCGCTCAAAACTTAATAACAAACCTTTCTCTCATGAGTGAGGCTATACCGTCACTAGGAAACATCATCTCCTCTTTTATTCCCTTACTCATCCCAGCACTATTTTTCTTAGCAGTAATATTAGGATGTCTCGGTATAATTATAAATATACTGCAATACAAATTCTTCGTTTTTACTATTGAAGAATTTGGTCTCCGACTCAAAAAAGGAGTTTTAAATATTGAAGAAATAGTCATACCCTATCGTCAGATGCAAAACATAGATGTGACTAGACCACTTATTTACAGACTATTCGGCATAAGTAGATTGGTAATATTTTCTGCTGGGCACGAACAAGTTGGTGAGCCAGAACAAACAGATACTGTCTTTGATCCGATAGATTGTGAACTAGCCCAAAAAATCCGAGAACTTCTAGGACGTCGCATCGGTGTCCAAGTCGTTGAACACGAAAGTGAAGCAGACAGAGAAAATTTTGTAGATAAAATAAAATCTATCTAA